A portion of the Vibrio coralliirubri genome contains these proteins:
- the yihI gene encoding Der GTPase-activating protein YihI, which produces MGRSKKSRKPGALGAPEPMVTRNRSESDVEGRERKRVKKRKGLKSGSRHSDGSEAKQRKAAQARDPRLGSKKKIPLIVEPAKKPTKQERKLSNEQELEMLENDAQLNTLLDRIENGENLGAGLQKFVDEKLDRIEHLMGRLGLLEPEDDEEEIFEEAPVASKKKASSDEDLLSQFEDFDLDSFKG; this is translated from the coding sequence CAAGAAAGCCGGGAGCACTTGGCGCTCCGGAGCCTATGGTTACTCGTAACCGTAGTGAATCTGATGTTGAAGGTCGTGAACGTAAGCGTGTTAAAAAGCGTAAAGGCCTTAAGTCTGGCAGCCGTCACTCAGATGGTAGCGAAGCAAAACAGCGTAAAGCTGCACAAGCTCGTGACCCTCGTTTAGGCAGTAAGAAAAAAATTCCGCTGATCGTTGAACCAGCGAAGAAGCCGACTAAACAAGAGCGCAAGCTATCTAACGAACAAGAGTTAGAGATGCTTGAGAATGATGCTCAACTGAACACACTGCTAGATCGTATCGAAAATGGTGAAAACCTAGGTGCTGGTCTACAGAAGTTTGTTGATGAGAAACTTGATCGTATCGAACACCTAATGGGCCGCTTAGGTCTACTAGAGCCAGAAGACGATGAAGAAGAGATCTTCGAAGAAGCACCGGTTGCCTCTAAGAAGAAAGCGAGCTCTGACGAAGACTTGCTATCTCAATTCGAAGATTTCGATTTAGACAGCTTTAAAGGTTAA
- a CDS encoding DUF2489 domain-containing protein, translating to MNVTLLAIAGGMIILGLGSYAGYLLLQVKKQTELQKQHQALAIEKRNATIYENVSTLCLAGIQGQCDLPEISIRVCIIMDNVQGDERVDFDSEYPALSELYHIVKDMARGEARQELTKKERMQQNLTRHKAETRLNDAVIEDLKRLQEKVKPLNNQIDIQMI from the coding sequence ATGAACGTAACCTTATTAGCAATTGCTGGTGGAATGATCATTCTCGGCTTGGGCTCTTACGCAGGTTACCTTCTACTTCAAGTGAAGAAGCAGACGGAGTTGCAAAAGCAGCATCAAGCACTAGCCATTGAAAAACGTAACGCGACGATTTACGAAAACGTAAGTACTTTGTGCTTAGCGGGCATTCAAGGGCAATGTGACTTACCTGAGATCAGTATCCGAGTGTGTATCATTATGGATAATGTTCAGGGTGATGAGCGTGTCGATTTTGATTCTGAGTATCCTGCTCTTTCTGAGCTGTACCATATCGTAAAAGATATGGCTCGCGGAGAGGCAAGACAGGAACTGACGAAGAAAGAACGCATGCAGCAGAATCTCACGCGCCATAAGGCAGAGACTCGCTTGAATGATGCGGTCATTGAAGATCTGAAAAGGTTGCAAGAGAAGGTTAAACCTCTCAACAACCAAATCGACATTCAGATGATCTAG
- a CDS encoding GGDEF and EAL domain-containing protein, producing the protein MSLKTQITLRTAVVLPFVMIFLFTMGVMVFTQKLSYKEMVSDVSARQLTSLTDNVHQSLSNFLEKPFHANLSLSHNIGYHHLYQAGNLSKVQDYIFYTFSDHYTAVPQLDVIGFGSEDGNYVGFRKEANKGYTLMVQDERTNDQLVIYRGSKISEDIRSVISGYDPRIRPWYTPVATQKKPLWSPIYANADERQEITLSALAPIYDDNEFKAVVVSDIKINTFNAFLRKLKDRTDASVYIIDKQQRLVAHSGGGSVVSWGTGKTNKGQRLLATESANPVIRESASYVDQFHLIDNLGEQRFSFSLDNERYFNQITPYEDEHGLTWFIGVSIPESNLLGELPENQRNSWLLGLALSCLGVIAGLVAFNRVTQPITSTADAAKRLAKGDWDTSMPKTGHIYETSMLVESFNEMANNLKASFHALQSQLTYDSLTKLYSREGFIDAAKKHPDNEEGTLYLIGIDRFRDINDSLGHYNGDQLLIIAAARLRGTLPSEYLLARTGGDEFAIYAPNVTQSDDVQLLTNRLLQTFASPFSMESESVVIKVSMGIVNVSNLYDITLLLRNSSIALSNAKQDKTSVSIYSPEMGKASRHRTKMLARMNRAIELQQFEPFYQPIIDLESGSTIGAEALARWITDEGVISPLEFIPLAEESGLIYDIGKQILHKSCRDTAIAIESGKWSKDFSIHVNLSVDQLSESGFVEQVKGTLRDTKLPASNLTLEITESRIVDNDPTIIDNMLTLKALGVSIAIDDFGTGYSSLAYLQKLPFDCLKIDRSFVSKLSKENLDSSIVAAIVNITKGFKVSLVAEGVETQQQAELLKQLQCPLAQGFLYSRPVPFDQWPTDLSNSKQSAKIKQNTTENLT; encoded by the coding sequence ATGTCTTTGAAAACACAAATTACTTTGAGAACCGCAGTGGTTCTGCCATTCGTGATGATTTTTCTGTTCACTATGGGCGTAATGGTTTTCACTCAAAAGCTAAGCTACAAAGAGATGGTGAGTGATGTTAGTGCACGCCAACTAACATCACTGACTGACAATGTTCATCAAAGCCTGTCTAATTTTTTAGAAAAGCCATTTCACGCGAACCTCTCGCTCAGCCATAACATCGGCTACCACCATCTTTATCAAGCGGGTAATCTTAGTAAGGTCCAAGACTATATTTTTTATACGTTTTCAGACCATTACACTGCTGTACCTCAACTCGATGTGATCGGCTTTGGCTCTGAAGATGGTAACTACGTCGGTTTCCGCAAAGAAGCCAACAAAGGCTACACCTTGATGGTGCAAGACGAACGCACCAATGATCAGTTGGTCATTTACCGTGGCAGCAAGATTAGTGAAGACATTCGATCGGTAATTTCAGGTTACGACCCAAGAATCCGTCCTTGGTACACACCCGTTGCGACACAGAAAAAACCGTTGTGGTCACCAATTTATGCCAATGCTGACGAACGCCAAGAAATCACCTTATCGGCTCTCGCGCCTATCTATGATGATAACGAATTCAAAGCCGTCGTCGTCAGCGACATCAAGATCAATACCTTCAATGCGTTTCTCAGAAAGCTCAAAGATAGAACAGATGCCTCTGTTTACATCATCGATAAGCAGCAACGCTTGGTCGCGCACTCAGGTGGAGGCAGTGTCGTTTCGTGGGGCACAGGAAAAACCAACAAAGGCCAACGCTTACTGGCAACAGAGAGTGCTAACCCCGTAATACGTGAAAGCGCCAGTTACGTAGACCAATTCCACCTAATCGATAATTTGGGCGAGCAGCGCTTTAGCTTTAGCCTAGACAACGAACGCTACTTTAACCAAATCACCCCTTACGAAGATGAACACGGCCTCACGTGGTTTATTGGAGTGTCGATTCCTGAAAGCAATCTGCTCGGTGAATTACCAGAAAATCAAAGAAACAGCTGGTTGCTCGGGCTAGCACTGAGTTGCCTTGGGGTCATTGCAGGATTAGTTGCCTTTAATCGCGTAACCCAACCCATCACCTCGACTGCAGATGCAGCCAAACGCCTTGCTAAAGGCGATTGGGACACGAGCATGCCAAAGACGGGGCATATCTATGAAACCAGCATGTTGGTGGAGTCATTCAATGAAATGGCCAACAACTTAAAGGCCTCGTTTCACGCCTTGCAGTCTCAACTTACCTATGACTCATTAACCAAGCTATACAGTCGTGAAGGCTTTATTGATGCGGCCAAGAAACACCCTGACAACGAAGAAGGCACGCTGTATTTGATTGGTATTGATCGCTTCCGAGACATCAATGACAGCCTAGGTCATTACAATGGTGACCAGCTGCTTATCATTGCGGCCGCTCGTTTAAGAGGCACACTGCCATCCGAATACCTATTAGCTCGCACTGGTGGTGATGAGTTTGCGATTTACGCCCCAAACGTAACGCAAAGCGATGATGTTCAGCTGCTGACTAACCGCTTACTTCAAACCTTCGCTTCCCCATTTTCAATGGAATCAGAAAGCGTGGTGATTAAGGTATCGATGGGGATAGTGAATGTCTCGAATCTCTACGACATTACACTCCTGCTACGCAATAGCAGCATTGCATTGAGCAACGCAAAACAAGACAAAACCAGTGTCAGCATTTACAGCCCGGAGATGGGCAAAGCATCGAGACATCGCACCAAGATGCTAGCGCGGATGAACCGAGCAATAGAGCTTCAACAGTTCGAACCGTTTTATCAGCCTATTATTGATCTGGAATCCGGCTCGACCATTGGTGCGGAAGCTTTAGCTCGCTGGATAACCGATGAAGGGGTGATCTCGCCGCTCGAGTTCATTCCTCTCGCGGAAGAGAGCGGGCTCATTTACGATATCGGAAAACAAATTCTGCATAAGTCCTGTCGAGATACAGCCATTGCGATTGAGTCAGGAAAGTGGAGCAAAGACTTCTCGATTCACGTCAATCTATCGGTCGATCAGCTAAGCGAAAGTGGCTTTGTCGAACAGGTTAAGGGCACGCTAAGAGACACCAAGCTGCCAGCAAGCAACCTGACACTAGAGATCACCGAATCACGCATCGTCGACAACGATCCGACCATCATCGATAACATGCTGACGCTCAAAGCGTTAGGGGTCTCAATCGCAATTGATGATTTTGGTACTGGCTACTCTTCCCTAGCCTATCTGCAAAAGCTGCCATTTGATTGCCTGAAGATAGATCGAAGCTTCGTTAGCAAGCTCAGCAAAGAGAATCTCGACAGCTCCATCGTCGCGGCCATCGTTAACATCACTAAAGGTTTCAAAGTAAGCTTAGTGGCTGAAGGCGTTGAAACACAGCAACAGGCTGAACTTCTTAAGCAGCTGCAGTGCCCGCTTGCTCAAGGCTTCTTATACAGTCGCCCAGTTCCGTTTGACCAATGGCCTACCGACCTTAGCAACTCCAAGCAAAGTGCCAAGATCAAACAAAATACCACTGAGAACCTCACCTAA
- the hemN gene encoding oxygen-independent coproporphyrinogen III oxidase, with product MSSKPVTTNQQIVWDQEILNKYNYSGPRYTSYPTALEFHEAFTVADYDMACTQYPERPLSLYVHIPFCHKLCYYCGCNKVITRHSHKADEYLDVIEHEIRQRASLLNGREVTQLHFGGGTPTFLTKTQITRLMMILRDEFNFTADAEISIEVDPREIELDVLDHLRSEGFNRLSIGVQDFNKEVQKLVNREQDEEFIIAMVQRAKELGFRSTNLDLIYGLPKQTQALFAETLKQVLEMKPGRLSVFNYAHMPQLFAAQRKIKDEDLPEAKEKMAILQDTIETLTGAGYQFIGMDHFALPEDELAVAQREGILHRNFQGYTTQGEADLIGFGVSAISMVGDAYAQNQKELKKYYAQVNDLRHALWKGVALDSDDLLRREVIKQLICNFKLDKTMIESEFSVNFNRYFKEDLELLQTFINDDLVEVDDKEIRVTLRGRLLIRNICMCFDKYLRAKARQQQFSRVI from the coding sequence ATGTCGAGCAAGCCAGTAACAACGAATCAGCAAATCGTTTGGGATCAAGAGATCTTAAACAAGTACAACTATTCGGGACCTCGTTACACCTCATACCCAACTGCGTTGGAGTTTCATGAAGCGTTTACCGTCGCTGATTACGACATGGCGTGTACTCAATATCCTGAGCGTCCACTCTCTCTTTACGTGCATATCCCGTTCTGCCACAAGCTTTGTTACTACTGTGGTTGTAATAAAGTCATTACTCGTCACTCGCATAAAGCGGATGAGTACCTTGATGTGATTGAACATGAAATCCGCCAACGCGCCTCTTTATTGAATGGCCGTGAAGTGACGCAATTGCACTTCGGTGGTGGTACGCCAACGTTCTTGACCAAGACACAAATCACTCGCTTGATGATGATTCTACGTGATGAGTTTAACTTCACCGCTGACGCTGAAATCAGTATCGAAGTTGACCCGCGTGAGATTGAGCTAGACGTACTCGACCACCTACGTAGCGAAGGCTTTAACCGCCTGAGTATTGGTGTTCAAGACTTCAATAAAGAAGTACAGAAGCTGGTTAATCGTGAGCAAGATGAAGAGTTCATCATTGCGATGGTTCAGCGTGCGAAAGAGCTAGGCTTCCGTTCAACCAACCTTGATTTGATCTACGGCCTACCAAAGCAGACTCAAGCTTTGTTCGCTGAAACATTGAAGCAAGTGCTAGAGATGAAACCAGGTCGTTTATCGGTATTTAACTACGCACACATGCCTCAGCTGTTTGCTGCGCAGCGTAAGATTAAAGACGAAGACCTACCAGAAGCGAAAGAGAAAATGGCTATCTTACAAGATACCATCGAGACGCTAACGGGGGCGGGTTACCAGTTCATCGGTATGGACCACTTTGCTCTGCCTGAAGACGAGCTAGCAGTAGCACAACGTGAAGGTATTCTGCATCGTAACTTCCAAGGCTACACTACCCAAGGTGAAGCGGACCTAATTGGTTTCGGTGTTTCTGCTATCTCTATGGTCGGTGATGCTTACGCTCAAAACCAGAAAGAGCTGAAGAAGTACTACGCTCAGGTGAATGACCTGCGCCATGCACTTTGGAAAGGCGTGGCACTAGACAGTGACGACCTTCTACGTCGTGAAGTGATCAAGCAGCTTATCTGTAACTTTAAGCTTGATAAAACGATGATCGAATCTGAGTTCTCGGTTAACTTTAATCGCTACTTCAAAGAAGATTTAGAGCTTCTACAAACCTTCATCAACGATGATTTGGTTGAAGTCGATGACAAAGAAATCCGCGTTACTCTGCGTGGCCGCTTGCTGATCCGTAATATCTGTATGTGTTTTGATAAATACTTACGTGCAAAGGCTCGCCAACAGCAGTTCTCTCGCGTTATCTAA